The proteins below come from a single Thermodesulfatator atlanticus DSM 21156 genomic window:
- a CDS encoding DJ-1 family glyoxalase III: MAKVAILLAPGYEELEAVTVIDVLRRGGVDLIIAGLEDAPIPSARNVKIVPDTTVDKLNPEELELVILPGGLPGVENLKKDPRVKELLTKMQEKGKKCAAICAAPGALAAFGLLKGRQATIYPSLKSELKDATPIDAPVVVDENIITSQGPGTAIAFAFKLLELLAGEENAKEVAKAMLINWP, encoded by the coding sequence ATGGCAAAGGTAGCAATTTTGCTTGCCCCGGGCTACGAAGAGCTTGAGGCTGTTACCGTTATCGACGTTTTAAGGCGTGGGGGTGTTGATCTTATCATTGCCGGTCTTGAAGACGCGCCCATTCCCAGTGCCAGAAACGTGAAAATCGTCCCGGACACCACGGTTGACAAACTTAACCCCGAAGAGCTTGAGCTCGTGATTTTGCCCGGCGGGCTTCCTGGGGTAGAGAACCTGAAAAAAGACCCCCGGGTAAAGGAGCTTCTTACCAAGATGCAGGAAAAGGGCAAAAAGTGTGCAGCGATTTGTGCGGCGCCAGGGGCCCTTGCAGCCTTTGGTTTGCTAAAAGGCAGGCAGGCCACGATTTATCCCTCGCTTAAGTCTGAATTAAAAGACGCTACTCCTATCGACGCACCAGTGGTGGTGGATGAAAACATCATCACCAGCCAAGGGCCTGGCACCGCCATTGCCTTTGCTTTCAAACTCCTTGAGCTTCTGGCAGGAGAAGAAAATGCCAAAGAAGTTGCCAAGGCCATGCTTATTAACTGGCCCTAA
- a CDS encoding exosortase C-terminal domain/associated protein EpsI, giving the protein MLKRAIFLAVVFVLFSFVLRAVSTQHPVPIKKDLIFFPREIAGFKAVRDNQMPEKIVKVLGVDNYLMRDYCNNHLCIGLYIGFFEQQQEGAMIHSPKHCMPGGGWLPISDSIIEINTPKGKLKLNRYVLQKEDEKLLVYYWYQGRGRKLASEFEDRLYLLLDRLLKRRSDGALVRLTVPLKNGSEKELKEFTRALVPILDEFLPS; this is encoded by the coding sequence ATGCTAAAAAGGGCCATTTTCTTAGCCGTAGTTTTTGTTCTTTTTTCTTTTGTTTTAAGGGCTGTTAGCACCCAGCATCCGGTCCCCATCAAGAAAGACCTTATCTTCTTTCCAAGAGAGATCGCGGGCTTTAAAGCCGTACGGGACAACCAAATGCCTGAAAAGATCGTAAAGGTGCTGGGGGTTGATAACTACCTGATGAGGGATTACTGCAACAATCACCTTTGCATTGGGCTTTATATTGGTTTTTTCGAACAGCAGCAGGAAGGCGCCATGATCCATTCTCCCAAACATTGCATGCCCGGCGGGGGCTGGCTCCCAATCTCAGATAGTATTATCGAAATCAACACCCCCAAGGGTAAACTAAAATTAAACCGCTACGTACTCCAAAAAGAAGACGAAAAACTCCTTGTCTATTACTGGTACCAGGGGCGAGGGCGCAAGCTGGCCAGCGAATTTGAAGACCGACTTTATCTCCTTCTTGACCGCTTGCTAAAAAGGCGCTCAGACGGAGCCCTGGTGCGTCTCACGGTGCCTCTTAAAAATGGCTCTGAAAAAGAATTAAAAGAATTCACCAGGGCCCTTGTGCCTATTCTTGATGAATTTCTCCCATCTTAG
- a CDS encoding exosortase/archaeosortase family protein, producing the protein METKAKGLALPKELLAGLFVFAASLIYLYFPVLKGLVYDWWHDENYSHGFLLVAFSGYLIWIKREELAQTEIKTSLWGVGVILAGLFLFLLGWVAGEQFTQRVSFLVVLYGGLIFLLGWPLAKKLTFPVWLNILAIPIPYVIYNALTFPLKLFASKIATEALQFFGFSVYRDGNIIILPNMVLEVVDACSGIRSLISLLAVCSILAYFIPKNLYRVILVLSAIPIAIGVNVLRVFVTGILSYKIGPKAAQGFFHTFSGLLVFMLSIFLVFLVHRMVSKRC; encoded by the coding sequence ATGGAAACTAAAGCAAAAGGCCTAGCCCTTCCCAAGGAACTCCTTGCCGGCCTTTTCGTTTTTGCGGCCTCTCTTATCTATCTCTACTTTCCCGTGTTAAAAGGCCTTGTTTACGACTGGTGGCACGATGAAAACTACTCCCACGGTTTTCTTTTGGTGGCCTTTTCTGGCTATCTTATCTGGATAAAACGCGAAGAACTTGCCCAGACTGAAATCAAAACGAGCCTGTGGGGGGTAGGCGTTATTTTGGCCGGGCTTTTTCTCTTTTTGCTTGGCTGGGTGGCAGGCGAACAGTTTACCCAGCGTGTTTCTTTTCTTGTGGTGCTTTACGGAGGGCTCATCTTTTTGCTTGGCTGGCCCCTTGCCAAAAAACTTACCTTCCCGGTGTGGCTAAACATCCTGGCCATACCCATCCCCTACGTAATTTACAATGCGCTGACTTTTCCCCTGAAGCTTTTTGCCTCGAAAATCGCCACCGAGGCCCTTCAATTCTTTGGCTTTTCGGTTTATCGCGATGGTAACATCATCATCTTGCCCAACATGGTGCTTGAGGTGGTGGATGCCTGTAGCGGCATTCGCTCCCTTATCTCACTTCTTGCGGTGTGTAGCATCCTGGCCTACTTCATCCCCAAAAACCTCTACCGGGTTATCCTTGTTTTGTCGGCTATACCCATTGCCATCGGGGTAAATGTCTTGCGTGTTTTTGTAACGGGCATCCTCTCGTATAAGATCGGTCCCAAGGCGGCCCAGGGTTTTTTTCACACTTTTTCAGGGCTTTTGGTGTTCATGCTTTCTATTTTTTTGGTTTTTTTGGTGCATAGGATGGTGTCTAAACGATGCTAA
- the polX gene encoding DNA polymerase/3'-5' exonuclease PolX, which translates to MKNKEVAEIFRKVAALLEIKGDNPYRIRAYQRAAQNIEALTVDVEELAAKGKLERIPGIGKDLAQKIKEILETGTLQKYEELKREIPPELLKFLEIPGFGPKKAKIVYETLGIKTIEELERACLEHRLARLPGFGPKTEQNILKGIKLLKQKRGRLPLGLVLPWAEEIVALLKKKSPVERIDIAGSIRRRRETVKDIDILVTAKDHLKVMDMFVSLPMVDEVIAKGETKTSVRLSQGIQVDLRVVDPECYGAALAYFTGSKAHNIRIRELGVQRGLKINEYGIFRGQERIGGKEEDEVFAAVGLPWIPPELREDRGEIEAALEGKLPKLVGYDEILGDSHVHSKFSDGSSTIEEIAAYARRIGLKWVGICDHSQGLKVAGGVPMEKIIEKKKAIEAFNKRSKDVKLLCGTEVDILGDGSLDYPDEILKEFDLVIASIHSGFKQSEENLTSRIVAAMKNPFVHCIGHPSGRLLGEREPYPLDLDKIIQVAKETHTALEINAYYKRLDLNDVGVRAAKEAGVKLLIGSDAHILDQMNFLHLGVATARRGWCEKKDILNTLDYKGLKKHLQEITSWKLKQKA; encoded by the coding sequence ATGAAAAATAAAGAAGTGGCAGAGATATTTCGCAAAGTGGCCGCGCTTCTTGAAATAAAAGGCGACAATCCCTACCGCATCCGGGCTTACCAACGCGCCGCCCAAAACATCGAAGCCTTAACCGTAGATGTAGAAGAGCTTGCTGCTAAAGGTAAGCTTGAACGCATTCCGGGCATTGGTAAAGACCTTGCCCAAAAAATAAAAGAAATCCTTGAAACCGGCACACTTCAAAAATACGAAGAATTAAAGCGTGAAATCCCTCCAGAACTTCTAAAATTTTTAGAAATCCCGGGCTTTGGCCCGAAAAAAGCCAAAATCGTCTATGAAACGCTAGGCATAAAAACCATTGAAGAACTAGAACGGGCCTGCCTTGAACATCGGCTGGCACGCCTTCCTGGTTTTGGACCCAAGACCGAACAAAACATTTTAAAAGGAATCAAGCTCCTAAAACAAAAACGCGGGAGACTTCCCCTTGGGCTGGTGCTCCCCTGGGCCGAAGAAATAGTTGCCCTCCTCAAGAAAAAAAGCCCGGTTGAACGCATTGATATTGCAGGGAGCATCCGCCGCCGCCGGGAAACCGTTAAAGACATAGATATTCTGGTAACAGCCAAAGACCATCTCAAAGTAATGGATATGTTTGTGTCTCTTCCCATGGTGGACGAAGTGATTGCCAAGGGAGAGACCAAGACCAGTGTGCGCCTAAGCCAGGGGATTCAGGTTGATCTAAGAGTGGTTGATCCAGAATGCTATGGTGCGGCCCTTGCCTATTTCACAGGCTCAAAGGCCCATAACATCCGCATCCGCGAGCTAGGCGTTCAGCGTGGTCTAAAAATAAACGAATACGGCATATTTCGTGGGCAGGAACGCATTGGTGGCAAGGAAGAAGACGAAGTCTTTGCCGCGGTGGGGCTTCCCTGGATTCCCCCCGAGCTTCGTGAAGATCGCGGCGAGATCGAAGCCGCCCTTGAGGGAAAGCTCCCTAAACTTGTAGGGTATGACGAAATCCTTGGTGACTCCCACGTGCACTCCAAGTTCAGCGATGGAAGCTCCACTATCGAGGAAATTGCGGCCTACGCACGCAGGATTGGGCTTAAGTGGGTGGGGATATGTGACCATTCGCAAGGATTAAAGGTTGCCGGCGGTGTGCCGATGGAAAAAATAATAGAAAAGAAAAAAGCCATCGAAGCCTTTAATAAGCGCTCAAAAGATGTCAAACTTCTCTGTGGCACAGAAGTTGACATCTTGGGAGACGGAAGTCTTGATTATCCAGACGAAATTCTTAAGGAATTTGACCTGGTGATAGCCTCTATTCACAGCGGATTCAAACAAAGTGAAGAAAATTTAACCAGCCGTATTGTCGCGGCCATGAAAAATCCCTTTGTGCACTGTATAGGGCATCCTAGTGGCCGCTTACTAGGAGAACGAGAGCCCTACCCCCTGGACCTCGATAAAATCATCCAGGTTGCCAAAGAAACCCATACCGCCCTTGAAATAAACGCTTACTACAAAAGGCTTGATTTAAACGACGTTGGCGTGCGGGCTGCTAAAGAAGCAGGAGTTAAGCTTCTCATTGGAAGCGATGCCCATATCCTTGATCAAATGAACTTCTTACACCTGGGGGTGGCCACGGCAAGGCGTGGCTGGTGCGAAAAAAAAGACATTTTAAATACCCTTGATTACAAGGGCCTCAAAAAACACCTACAGGAAATCACCTCATGGAAACTAAAGCAAAAGGCCTAG
- a CDS encoding nucleotidyltransferase domain-containing protein, with protein MQKKIKALNKIKDLETRLIATLQGIPEIGAAILFGSILKAPELARDVDILLVLAPKADVDEVLTKTEQALIEAFPEVSVEKFDLVPFLPGPVDPYIILEATRQGKILFNRNNAYQKALERLSRYFTLNEIVLKPQERELYGIEP; from the coding sequence ATGCAAAAGAAAATAAAAGCGCTTAACAAAATCAAAGACCTTGAAACACGCCTTATTGCCACGCTTCAAGGCATCCCAGAAATTGGGGCTGCCATTCTTTTCGGCTCTATACTGAAAGCGCCTGAGCTTGCTCGTGACGTAGACATTCTTTTAGTTCTCGCCCCAAAGGCAGATGTTGACGAAGTTCTTACAAAAACAGAACAAGCGCTAATAGAGGCTTTTCCTGAAGTATCAGTAGAAAAGTTCGATCTTGTTCCCTTTCTCCCTGGGCCGGTTGACCCCTATATCATCCTTGAGGCCACAAGACAAGGCAAAATCCTTTTTAATCGAAACAATGCCTATCAGAAAGCCCTTGAACGGTTATCACGATATTTTACTCTTAACGAAATAGTACTCAAACCCCAAGAAAGAGAACTTTATGGAATTGAACCGTAG
- a CDS encoding class I SAM-dependent rRNA methyltransferase: MKTAILNPKGTAKLLSGKLWLLKKNFARLPDFEPGEIGKIVSEEGLFLAKAYFNPKSRILARVLTRADEEIDTRFFVARFKKALCRRKEFFRGETCFRLIHGEGDLLPGLTIDIFDKVAVLQLATQGMERLKNFILPALKETLPVAGLVLRCDLPVRKEEGLELYVAHEGSVAPFWVKIDGLYFLIDPLSGQKTGFFLDQRLNRRKISGFTPDKMVFDLFCYNGAFALYAASSGAKKVLAVDRSKKALELAEENARKNRLLDRITFIQDDVENFLRYAPEAEVAILDPPAIIKHEKAKKAGLKRYEALNVRTIKKLGREGVFLSCSCSQFLSLEELLTITQRAAQKNNRAAFLFEIGLQAPDHPVYLPMRETLYLKAVFLRIEA; encoded by the coding sequence ATGAAAACCGCTATCCTAAACCCAAAGGGCACCGCTAAGCTCCTCTCAGGGAAGCTCTGGCTCTTAAAGAAAAACTTCGCAAGGCTTCCTGACTTTGAGCCAGGAGAGATTGGCAAAATCGTGAGCGAAGAAGGCCTTTTCCTGGCAAAGGCGTACTTCAACCCGAAGAGCCGCATTTTGGCGCGTGTGCTCACCCGCGCAGACGAAGAAATTGACACGCGTTTCTTTGTGGCCCGTTTTAAAAAGGCCCTTTGCAGGCGGAAAGAGTTTTTCCGCGGAGAGACTTGTTTTCGGCTGATACACGGAGAAGGGGATCTTCTCCCCGGGCTTACCATCGATATTTTTGATAAAGTTGCCGTGCTCCAGCTTGCCACCCAGGGCATGGAAAGGCTCAAAAACTTTATACTGCCGGCGCTAAAGGAGACCTTGCCTGTAGCCGGCCTGGTGCTTAGGTGTGATCTTCCGGTACGCAAGGAAGAAGGCCTTGAGCTTTACGTAGCCCACGAAGGCAGCGTAGCGCCTTTTTGGGTAAAAATAGACGGGCTATATTTTCTCATTGACCCGCTTTCTGGGCAGAAAACCGGCTTTTTCCTTGACCAGCGCCTGAACAGGCGCAAAATCTCAGGCTTTACTCCTGACAAGATGGTCTTTGATCTTTTCTGTTATAACGGAGCCTTTGCCCTTTATGCTGCTAGCTCCGGGGCTAAAAAGGTTCTTGCAGTTGACCGCTCGAAAAAGGCCCTTGAGCTTGCAGAGGAAAACGCCCGCAAAAACAGGCTCCTTGACCGGATTACTTTTATCCAGGACGACGTGGAAAACTTTTTGCGCTATGCACCTGAGGCCGAGGTAGCTATTCTTGACCCCCCGGCCATTATCAAGCACGAAAAGGCCAAAAAGGCTGGACTTAAACGCTACGAAGCCTTAAACGTTAGGACCATTAAAAAGCTTGGCCGCGAAGGAGTTTTTCTATCTTGCTCGTGTTCGCAATTTTTAAGCCTTGAAGAACTCCTCACCATTACCCAAAGAGCTGCCCAGAAAAATAACCGTGCGGCCTTTCTCTTTGAGATCGGGCTTCAAGCCCCTGACCATCCGGTTTATCTTCCCATGCGCGAAACTCTTTACCTCAAGGCCGTATTCTTAAGGATTGAGGCTTGA
- a CDS encoding cytochrome c3 family protein, translating into MWFLAIFLLLTLVLPGFAQKKPSQFTCVSCHPYELDEKHKLPCTRCHQGKSPAQNQKEAHQGLIRHPASPENYQKTCGTCHPKEIKKLSQSPHLTLKNMINGVLTAFGLKPVSSIAELPSPQKIKTKEDLVIDLLRRRCLRCHLYYQGDDYEETKRGLGCAACHLYFAQGEMKTHEFLKTPPDRLCLHCHYGNKVGFDYYGMFEHDYPYQFRSPLIDGELPPRPWGVEFHEMSKDVHLKNGMPCMACHTGEELMAGGKRPSCLSCHKLSEKDYYHRQEVLAKARCSACHARFSFQDKDTYLMLQEDPDWDDWIEFYVQGSSEIEKLIATYYLKGEAKALMLDKISSKLRPGVWFKGFDSRRFEEIPLGFDENGKVSVMRPVLDLHLSYVDAYDEVVFDDLTPDKTKVYRAYSPHTIGRADYFRTQKVLKMIYENRYPKPKGHR; encoded by the coding sequence ATGTGGTTTTTAGCTATTTTTCTCTTGCTTACGTTAGTTTTGCCGGGCTTTGCCCAAAAAAAGCCGTCACAGTTTACCTGTGTTTCCTGCCACCCGTATGAGCTGGACGAAAAGCATAAGCTCCCCTGCACCCGTTGCCACCAAGGAAAAAGCCCTGCCCAAAATCAAAAAGAAGCCCACCAGGGCCTTATCAGGCATCCTGCTTCTCCTGAGAACTATCAAAAAACCTGCGGGACCTGCCACCCAAAGGAAATAAAAAAACTTTCCCAAAGCCCCCACCTGACCCTAAAAAACATGATAAATGGCGTGCTTACGGCCTTTGGACTTAAACCCGTTTCATCCATTGCAGAACTTCCTTCCCCTCAAAAAATCAAAACCAAAGAAGACCTGGTGATAGACCTTTTGCGTCGCAGATGTCTGAGGTGCCATCTTTACTACCAGGGCGATGATTATGAAGAAACCAAAAGAGGCCTGGGATGTGCCGCCTGTCATCTTTATTTTGCCCAAGGGGAAATGAAAACACACGAATTTTTAAAAACCCCGCCTGATAGGCTTTGCCTTCACTGTCATTATGGAAACAAAGTGGGCTTTGATTATTACGGCATGTTTGAGCACGACTACCCTTACCAGTTTCGCAGCCCTTTGATTGACGGCGAACTGCCGCCAAGGCCCTGGGGGGTTGAGTTTCACGAGATGAGTAAAGACGTGCACCTGAAAAACGGCATGCCTTGCATGGCTTGCCATACCGGTGAAGAACTGATGGCTGGAGGAAAAAGACCAAGTTGTCTTTCCTGCCACAAGCTTTCTGAAAAAGACTACTACCATCGGCAGGAAGTCCTTGCCAAAGCACGCTGCAGTGCCTGCCACGCGCGCTTTTCTTTCCAGGACAAGGACACCTACCTTATGCTTCAGGAAGACCCCGACTGGGATGACTGGATTGAATTTTACGTGCAAGGCTCATCAGAAATAGAAAAACTCATCGCCACCTATTACCTCAAAGGCGAAGCCAAAGCCCTGATGCTTGACAAAATCTCAAGTAAACTGCGGCCAGGGGTATGGTTTAAGGGCTTTGATAGCAGGCGCTTTGAGGAAATCCCCCTTGGGTTTGATGAAAACGGCAAGGTCTCGGTAATGCGTCCTGTTCTTGATCTTCATCTAAGCTACGTGGATGCCTATGACGAAGTGGTTTTTGACGATCTAACCCCGGATAAAACGAAAGTTTACCGGGCGTATAGCCCGCACACCATTGGTAGGGCCGATTATTTCCGCACCCAAAAAGTCTTAAAGATGATCTATGAAAACCGCTATCCTAAACCCAAAGGGCACCGCTAA